The Pseudoalteromonas carrageenovora IAM 12662 DNA window GTAGCAATGACCGATCGTGAATGGTTTGAACAATGGCTTGCGTTATTTGCAGAGCATGATTTATCTGTTTATAAAATATTACCAGATGCACTGTTACTCCCTGTGGGAGATGAAGGTGAGGCCACTGCTATTGAACTTAATAACCAGTGGTTATTTAAACAAGGGCAATGGCATATAAGTGCGGTTGAACCAAGTTGGTTAAGTAATTATTTAACGGCTTTAGGCAATCCAAACATTAAGCATTTTAGCCCTGCGAATCATTTTCCTGAAAGTGTTAACCTACACGCACAAACCAATGAATACGACTTGCCTTTAGCTTTATTTGCAAAGCAATTAGATAGCGTTAAATTTAATTTGCGCCAAGGCCTTTATCAGCTTAAAAAGAAAAGCTCATTGTGGTGGGGGTACTGGAAAGGCGCAGCAATTATTGCAGGCGTTGCGCTAGTCTCTACGGTTGCAATTAAATCAATAGAACTGCACCAACTCAACTCGGAACTAGAAATAGCTAAAGCGCAAGTGGTTGATAGATATCAAAAAGCGTTTCCTGGCGTAAAAGTTCGCCCTAACTTAATTAAAAGCCAAATAAAAGGCGCACTTGATAGAGTGCAAGGTTCAAGTGAAGCTGGCTTTTTAGACTTAACCGCAAATTTGGTTGATGTGTTTTCTCAGGTGAGTGAATTTACCCTAGAAACTCTGCGCTACGATAAGCGTCGAAATGAGCTGCGTATTCGCGCTAGAGCAAAAGACTTTCAAACATTTGGTAAAGTTAAAACCATACTCGAAAAACAAGGTTTAACCGTTGAGCAAGGCTCTTTAAATAACGACGGTGATTATGTTGTGGGCGAAATTAAACTGCGAGGTGCGGTATGAAAAAGCAGTTAATGCAATATTGGCGCTCACTAAAAGAGCAAGAGCAGCAATTAGTTATGATCGCTGGTGGCGTATTTATTATTTTTGTTTTAGTTATGGGTATATTTAGACCATTAAATAACGCAATAGAAAAAGCGCAACAGTCACAGATAAAACAACAAGAGCTTCTTGTTTGGGTTGATGAAAGCATAGTAAAGCTAAAAGCGGCGGGTAATACTAACGTAGTGAGCAATACAAACTTAAGCCAAGTTGTTAACTCTACACGTGGTCGTTATCAAATAGATATTAGTAAAATGCAGCCTAGTACGGGGTCACTTCGTTTAACGCTCGACTCTGTAGAGTTTAATCAACTAATCGAATGGTTAGACGAATTGGTAAATCAGCATGGTTTAAAAATTGAAAATTTAGATTTAAGCCGTGACGACAAATCGGGTTATGTACGTGTAAGCCGCTTGGTATTAGAGAATTAATTAATGAAAAAAATAATAATGTTATCGGCTGTATTTTTAGTCAGTTTTATTGTGTTTTGTATTATTAAATTACCGGCGGTTATAGCGCTTGATATAGCAAAACCCTACTTGCCTAAACAGTTAGAAATTGGCCAAACTGTTGGTACTGTGTGGGAAGGGCAAATGATGCAAGTACGCTTTGAGGGCGAGCAACTAAATAATGTACGGTGGGATATAGCAGGCTGGCAATTATTTACTGGTAAGTTAAACGCAAATATTAAATTTGGTAATGCGCGTGAACGTAGTGATATTTCAGGATATGCCGACATAAGTTATGGGTTATTTAATAACAAAGTAAAAGTAACCGATGGTTTAGTTCGCTCAACGGTTGAGCGTGCGATGGGAAGAATACAGCTACCATTGCCAGTAACAGCTAAAGGTCGCGTAATATTAGAACTTGAAGAATATGGCTCGGGTGCACCTTATTGCGAATCGTTAAAGGGTGAGATCGCGAGCCCAAATATTGATGTGCAAGGGTTAAATGGCTGGTTTAATATAGGCCCTCTAGGAGGCAAGTTAAGCTGTAAGTCGGGTGATATAGCTATATTAATTGACCCAGATAATACGTTAGGCCTTGAAGCAGATGCTACACTTAAAGCTAATTTTGATTTTAGTGTCGCCGGTTATGTAAAACCAGATGCCAGCTTACCAAAAGATGTACATGATGCGGTTAAGTTTTTAGGCCGACCAGATAACCAAGGTCGCTACCCGCTCAATTTTTAATTGTTTCAATATAAAGAGTTTTAATGCAAATACCCCAATTTACTGAGTTGCATGCAAAGCAGCTCAGCACGTTTTTAAACACTCAGCCTCAAGCTATGACCCTTGAGCAAAGTGAAGGTTACTTATTTGGCGTTATTTGTTCGCCCAGCCCACTAGATGTGCACGAGTGGCTTGCACAAATACTACCAAACACAGCTAACGACTTAGACGAAGAGATGCTGTTTTTATTCATGGCGCTTTATCATAAAATTAGTGAGCAAGTGTTTGAAACTGGATACAAGTTACCAGTAGAGTTTAACCTTGAGTTTTGTAAGCCGTGGAGTGAAGGTTTTTTAGTGGCGACGAAAGCGTATGCTGAGCCTCTTTTAAATGCTCCCGAGTTAGATGCCGAATTTAAACAAGCACTAGAAAGTGCACTTAGTACGCTTAGCTTTTTTGCACTTGATCAGCAAGCCGTAACACAAATTGCAGCACAAAATAATATGACCTCAGACGCATTGTGCCAATATCAGTATGAATCTATGGGTGATTTTGCATTAGGTTTTGCAGAGCTTATTGAAGTTGTTGCTATTAATAGTGGTTTAATTACAGATGATAGTTGGGACGAGTAATTTGCTTTGCCTTTTAGGCGCTTAATCTAAGCGCCTAGTTCTAAAACAATATCAGTGCAGCCTTGCTTGCACTTTACTAAGCCTTTACCCGA harbors:
- a CDS encoding UPF0149 family protein, with the translated sequence MQIPQFTELHAKQLSTFLNTQPQAMTLEQSEGYLFGVICSPSPLDVHEWLAQILPNTANDLDEEMLFLFMALYHKISEQVFETGYKLPVEFNLEFCKPWSEGFLVATKAYAEPLLNAPELDAEFKQALESALSTLSFFALDQQAVTQIAAQNNMTSDALCQYQYESMGDFALGFAELIEVVAINSGLITDDSWDE
- the gspL gene encoding type II secretion system protein GspL, which codes for MTEILLIRTGQTEQELLNWLIYLPQEQEIIASGELSNASHLTELSEKAQSREVIVLLPSDQVQLKTVALPTKWNRKLEQALPYMLEEDIACDVDDLFIAVGEPTMLGEQHAIRVAMTDREWFEQWLALFAEHDLSVYKILPDALLLPVGDEGEATAIELNNQWLFKQGQWHISAVEPSWLSNYLTALGNPNIKHFSPANHFPESVNLHAQTNEYDLPLALFAKQLDSVKFNLRQGLYQLKKKSSLWWGYWKGAAIIAGVALVSTVAIKSIELHQLNSELEIAKAQVVDRYQKAFPGVKVRPNLIKSQIKGALDRVQGSSEAGFLDLTANLVDVFSQVSEFTLETLRYDKRRNELRIRARAKDFQTFGKVKTILEKQGLTVEQGSLNNDGDYVVGEIKLRGAV
- a CDS encoding type II secretion system protein N, whose amino-acid sequence is MKKIIMLSAVFLVSFIVFCIIKLPAVIALDIAKPYLPKQLEIGQTVGTVWEGQMMQVRFEGEQLNNVRWDIAGWQLFTGKLNANIKFGNARERSDISGYADISYGLFNNKVKVTDGLVRSTVERAMGRIQLPLPVTAKGRVILELEEYGSGAPYCESLKGEIASPNIDVQGLNGWFNIGPLGGKLSCKSGDIAILIDPDNTLGLEADATLKANFDFSVAGYVKPDASLPKDVHDAVKFLGRPDNQGRYPLNF
- the gspM gene encoding type II secretion system protein GspM is translated as MKKQLMQYWRSLKEQEQQLVMIAGGVFIIFVLVMGIFRPLNNAIEKAQQSQIKQQELLVWVDESIVKLKAAGNTNVVSNTNLSQVVNSTRGRYQIDISKMQPSTGSLRLTLDSVEFNQLIEWLDELVNQHGLKIENLDLSRDDKSGYVRVSRLVLEN